The nucleotide window aaatggcacgtactaaggaaagctcattatgggactggctctagtggctgtaattatgcaccaaggcagaattttgggaaagagccttcagatatagtattaagggctgtataaaagcatccaaaaagcaccatgttatGTGACCTTTAATATTCACTATGGTGATGTTATCCATGCttctaataaaacataaataaacaggTGATTCAGTTAAGTACATCATAatgaagtttttatttttggaaaaggAGAGAGATAAACTTCCCATAGTAAACATTTTATGATCTATTGTAAGTGCAGAACAgtttgattttttcttttttttcatataaaatCCTTCTCATTATTTTAAACgtataaaaaagtgacacaaggCAATTCTGTCAGTGTTACAGAAGGCAAGTTGCCAAATTCTATACTAATTCAAATATAATCTAcagttttttagtttgttttctcTATTATACGTGCAATAATACTTCTATCCTAAAACTACTCTACATAAAGTGTGTGACTATATTGTGCACTTGTAGTGGTAACCTTTGGAATTACAAatgtttcatgtttaaaaatgcCTTGACACAAGTCGTTTGATTACACaaagtatataaaaacaaaaaccagtTCAATGTTATTTATGAAACTCAGAGAAGCAGCCTCCCCTGCATAGGTGGACATTGCATATCTTGCAGCCAAACACACTTTCGTGTCGCAGTCCCTTGTTGGTGCAGTTCCTGCAGCGACGAGAGCGCTCTGACATGCGCTCCAGGCGGTGTCCGTACTCTATGGGGGAATCTGCGTGTCTCTTGCGTGCTGCCCGCTCCATGCCCCTTGCCCCCTGGTAGTCCCCAATCAGCTGCTGCGCCAGGCGCACCCGGAAGTGGCGCTGGGTGAACTGCTTGCCGTTGAAGCCCGCCGGTGGCGTGCCCCCTCTGCTCTCCCTCAGGATGATGTAAGCGTTGACGATGCACAGATTGACGTAGAACCACAGGAAGAAGCGCCACCACTTCTTACATGGCCTGCCAACCTGGTAGCATTCCCTCAGCTGGTCGCACAGGTCAACACCCCTCATGTTCTCCTGGTACAACAGCAAGGGCAGAGGGCGGGGGACACCGTACGACAAACCGGAGCAGTTCATGCTGTCACTTTCGCCCTCCCCATCTGTCTCATGCAGCTGCCGGCCTGGACTGATACCCACAATCCCCGGAGCAGAATTGGTGGAGAGGCAACTAACCACCTTGACATCCCGTGTCACCGTAGCAACCAGATTGCCACGCTGGCATTGGTAGAACTCACCCTGTGAAAGCTTTCCGACATTACGGGGGCGCAGAACCTCTGGGTAACCTTTGCGCCCTGGCTGGGTGGGCCCGCAGGCGTACAGTCCATCCTTCAGCAGCCGCTGGAGGAGGGGCACTGAGGTGAAGAAGCTGTCCATGAAGAGATGGTGGTACTGACCCTCCAGGCCACGCACTAGGGAGGTCACCACCCTGTAGCTCAGGGAGGCCGTTGCTTCATCTTCACTGGGCTTGCCTACATACATCTTGGCTCGGTGGCAGTAGCCAGTGCGCGAGTCACACAGCATCCACACGGTCAGCCCTTTCCTCAGGGGCTTGGAGGGCATGTACTGGGTGGGGGAGAAACGTCCCTTCATGACAATGGCACACTTGTCTATGGTCAAACAGCGATTGGGCGTGTATGCATCCCACATGGTGTTCTCCACCACGTCAAGGACAGGCCTGATTTTGAAGAGGGCATCATACCCGCGCTCTCCACGCACAGGCTCAGACTCACGGTCACACAGCTGGAGATACTGGGTGAGCTTTTCGAAGCGCCTggctgtcattgtttttttaaagcctgCGTTGCCTATGAAAATGTCACTGGCCCAGTACATGCCAGTGTCTGGAAGCTGATTGATGCCCATAAGAATGTTCAGACCTACATAAGCTTTCATTTCTCTGACATCAGTGGGGTGCCAGTGGGGGTCTGATTTTCCACTCCTCCTTTGCCGATAGAGGgcgtatttgtttgtttgttctacCATGTGTTCAAAAAGAGAATCTGGGAAGAGTATCCGGAAATAGTCACGGGTGTCAGCATCGTCCCCCAGCGAGTGCTGAGGGCCGCTGACAGCGGTGAATGGTTCGATTGAAATGACCTGATCAGGTTCGCCCCAGAAGTCGAGAGAAGTGCAGTCCTCGTCCGAGTCATCTTCCAAGCTGAAAAAACTCCtgcgctcctcctcctccaaatcGGAGAAATCAATATCCGAATCGTTTGAGGTGGTATCTGAGCAGTTAGTGGAGGTAGAATAATAGCAGTCCTCTGCGTACTCCTCCTCGTCGTGCTTGATCCCATTGCTGCTACCAGTGACTAGAATTATGTTGCAGCCTCCTCCCGCGATGAAGCTGGCCGCGTCCGCAGTCTCCGCCGCGGCTGCTGCCGTGCTCGTGAATCCATTCTCCCCCTCGCCGTCCTCCTCCCGCACTTCGTCTTCCTCGTCCGAGTCTGGCTTTCTGTAAGGAATTTCAAACCACTTCACATCGGCTGAAAGATTAAGCGGAGAGTCTTGGCTGTCGCACGCCG belongs to Etheostoma spectabile isolate EspeVRDwgs_2016 chromosome 5, UIUC_Espe_1.0, whole genome shotgun sequence and includes:
- the LOC116689364 gene encoding piggyBac transposable element-derived protein 4, which produces MATARKGRELFTILETSADTESSTACDSQDSPLNLSADVKWFEIPYRKPDSDEEDEVREEDGEGENGFTSTAAAAAETADAASFIAGGGCNIILVTGSSNGIKHDEEEYAEDCYYSTSTNCSDTTSNDSDIDFSDLEEEERRSFFSLEDDSDEDCTSLDFWGEPDQVISIEPFTAVSGPQHSLGDDADTRDYFRILFPDSLFEHMVEQTNKYALYRQRRSGKSDPHWHPTDVREMKAYVGLNILMGINQLPDTGMYWASDIFIGNAGFKKTMTARRFEKLTQYLQLCDRESEPVRGERGYDALFKIRPVLDVVENTMWDAYTPNRCLTIDKCAIVMKGRFSPTQYMPSKPLRKGLTVWMLCDSRTGYCHRAKMYVGKPSEDEATASLSYRVVTSLVRGLEGQYHHLFMDSFFTSVPLLQRLLKDGLYACGPTQPGRKGYPEVLRPRNVGKLSQGEFYQCQRGNLVATVTRDVKVVSCLSTNSAPGIVGISPGRQLHETDGEGESDSMNCSGLSYGVPRPLPLLLYQENMRGVDLCDQLRECYQVGRPCKKWWRFFLWFYVNLCIVNAYIILRESRGGTPPAGFNGKQFTQRHFRVRLAQQLIGDYQGARGMERAARKRHADSPIEYGHRLERMSERSRRCRNCTNKGLRHESVFGCKICNVHLCRGGCFSEFHK